A single genomic interval of Oncorhynchus mykiss isolate Arlee chromosome 13, USDA_OmykA_1.1, whole genome shotgun sequence harbors:
- the LOC110486555 gene encoding phosphoribosyl pyrophosphate synthase-associated protein 1 isoform X1, with translation MNVAKSGYRVFSANSTAACTELAKKITERLGVELGKSVVYQESNRETRVDVKESVRGQTIFIIQTIPRDVNTAIMELLVMAYALKTSCAKNIIGVIPYFPYSKQCKMRKRGSIVCKLLASMLAKAGLTHIITMDLHQKEIQGFFSFPVDNLRASPFLLQYIQEEVPDYRNAIIVAKSPSAAKRAQSYAERLRLGLAVMHGEAQCSESDMADGRHSPPCVRNTSGHPGLELPSGSKQQAPFPGIELPIMMAKEKPPITVVGDVGGRIAIIVDDIIDDVEDFVAAAEILKERGAYKIYIMATHGLLSADAPRLIEESAIDEVVVTNTVPHEVQKLQCPKIKTVDVSMILAEAIRRIHNGESMAYLFRNITVDD, from the exons ATGAATGTCGCAAAAAGTGGTTATCGGGTCTTCTCTGCCAATTCTACTGCAGCATGTACAGAACTAGCCAAGAAGATAACCGA AAGACTAGGAGTTGAATTGGGCAAGTCGGTGGTCTATCAAGAGTCTAATAGAG AGACCAGAGTAGACGTGAAGGAATCTGTTCGCGGCCAAACTATCTTCATCATCCAGACCATACCCAG AGATGTCAACACGGCCATCATGGAGCTGCTGGTCATGGCCTACGCCCTTAAGACCTCCTGTGCAAAGAACATAATTGGGGTCATTCCCTATTTCCCCTACAGCAAGCAGTGTAAGATGAGAAAAAGGGGTTCCATAGTGTGCAAGCTGCTGGCTTCCATGCTAGCCAAAGCAg gTTTAACTCACATCATCACCATGGACTTACATCAGAAGGAGATTCAGGGCTTCTTCAGTTTTCCAGTGGACAACCTGCGTGCCTCCCCCTTCCTGCTTCAGTACATCCAGGAGGAG GTCCCAGATTACAGAAACGCCATTATTGTTGCAAAGTCACCGTCTGCTGCTAAGAG AGCTCAGTCCTATGCAGAGCGACTGCGTTTGGGCCTGGCAGTGATGCATGGCGAGGCTCAGTGTTCAGAGTCTGACATGGCTGACGGACGACACTCTCCCCCCTGTGTCCGTAACACCTCAGGACACCCTGGGCTGGAGTTGCCTT CTGGCAGCAAACAACAAGCTCCGTTCCCAGGCATAGAGCTCCCAA TAATGATGGCCAAGGAGAAGCCCCCGATCACTGTTGTAGGAGATGTCGGTGGAAGAATCGCCATCATTGTT GATGACATCATCGACGACGTGGAGGACTTTGTGGCGGCAGCTGAGATTCTGAAGGAGAGAGGAGCTTATAAGATCTACATCATGGCTACACATGGGCTGCTGTCTGCCGATGCCCCCCGTCTTATTGAGGAGTCCGCCATCGACGAG GTGGTGGTGACTAACACCGTCCCTCATGAGGTACAGAAGCTCCAGTGTCCCAAGATCAAGACAGTGGACGTCAGTATGATCCTGGCCGAGGCCATCCGACGCATCCACAATGGGGAGTCCATGGCCTACCTATTCCGCAACATCACGGTGGACGACTAG
- the LOC110486556 gene encoding ras-related protein Rap-2a: MSLVVKEKTEVRLVFLGAAGVGKTALISRFLQDTFEPKHRRTVEELHSKEFDIGGAKVTIHIMDTSGSYSFPAMRKLCIQNSDAFALVYAINDPDSLEAVKSLRDEILAVKEDKFTPIVVVGNKTDRHGERTVSSEDVLSTVELDWNNSFLETSAKENNNVLEVFRELLQQANLPSRLSPALRRRRETFPKDGNKRPPMNKTNSCLIS; this comes from the coding sequence ATGTCTCTAGTAGTGAAGGAGAAGACTGAGGTGCGTCTGGTGTTCCTGGGGGCAGCTGGCGTGGGAAAGACAGCCCTGATCAGCCGCTTCCTCCAGGACACATTTGAACCCAAGCACCGGCGCACCGTGGAGGAACTGCACAGCAAGGAGTTTGACATCGGAGGGGCCAAGGTCACCATCCACATCATGGACACCAGCGGCAGCTACTCCTTCCCAGCCATGAGGAAGCTCTGCATTCAGAACAGCGACGCGTTCGCCCTTGTGTACGCCATCAATGACCCGGACTCCCTGGAGGCTGTCAAGAGCCTGCGAGACGAGATCCTGGCGGTCAAAGAAGACAAGTTCACACCCATCGTGGTGGTCGGCAACAAGACGGACCGGCATGGCGAGAGGACGGTGTCCAGCGAAGACGTGCTGTCCACTGTGGAGCTGGACTGGAACAACAGCTTCTTGGAGACGTCTGCCAAGGAGAACAACAACGTACTGGAGGTGTTCAGGGAGCTGCTGCAACAAGCCAACCTGCCCAGTCGGCTGAGCCCCGCACTGAGACGACGCAGGGAGACCTTCCCCAAAGACGGCAACAAACGCCCCCCCATGAACAAGACCAACAGCTGCCTCATTTCCTAA
- the LOC110486555 gene encoding phosphoribosyl pyrophosphate synthase-associated protein 1 isoform X4, whose amino-acid sequence MNVAKSGYRVFSANSTAACTELAKKITERLGVELGKSVVYQESNRETRVDVKESVRGQTIFIIQTIPRDVNTAIMELLVMAYALKTSCAKNIIGVIPYFPYSKQCKMRKRGSIVCKLLASMLAKAGLTHIITMDLHQKEIQGFFSFPVDNLRASPFLLQYIQEEVPDYRNAIIVAKSPSAAKRAQSYAERLRLGLAVMHGEAQCSESDMADGRHSPPCVRNTSGHPGLELPSGSKQQAPFPGIELPIMMAKEKPPITVVGDVGGRIAIIVDDIIDDVEDFVAAAEILKERGAYKIYIMATHGLLSADAPRLIEESAIDEVRYRCRIFISDSLLQQENNPAAAGNVNYYVDCN is encoded by the exons ATGAATGTCGCAAAAAGTGGTTATCGGGTCTTCTCTGCCAATTCTACTGCAGCATGTACAGAACTAGCCAAGAAGATAACCGA AAGACTAGGAGTTGAATTGGGCAAGTCGGTGGTCTATCAAGAGTCTAATAGAG AGACCAGAGTAGACGTGAAGGAATCTGTTCGCGGCCAAACTATCTTCATCATCCAGACCATACCCAG AGATGTCAACACGGCCATCATGGAGCTGCTGGTCATGGCCTACGCCCTTAAGACCTCCTGTGCAAAGAACATAATTGGGGTCATTCCCTATTTCCCCTACAGCAAGCAGTGTAAGATGAGAAAAAGGGGTTCCATAGTGTGCAAGCTGCTGGCTTCCATGCTAGCCAAAGCAg gTTTAACTCACATCATCACCATGGACTTACATCAGAAGGAGATTCAGGGCTTCTTCAGTTTTCCAGTGGACAACCTGCGTGCCTCCCCCTTCCTGCTTCAGTACATCCAGGAGGAG GTCCCAGATTACAGAAACGCCATTATTGTTGCAAAGTCACCGTCTGCTGCTAAGAG AGCTCAGTCCTATGCAGAGCGACTGCGTTTGGGCCTGGCAGTGATGCATGGCGAGGCTCAGTGTTCAGAGTCTGACATGGCTGACGGACGACACTCTCCCCCCTGTGTCCGTAACACCTCAGGACACCCTGGGCTGGAGTTGCCTT CTGGCAGCAAACAACAAGCTCCGTTCCCAGGCATAGAGCTCCCAA TAATGATGGCCAAGGAGAAGCCCCCGATCACTGTTGTAGGAGATGTCGGTGGAAGAATCGCCATCATTGTT GATGACATCATCGACGACGTGGAGGACTTTGTGGCGGCAGCTGAGATTCTGAAGGAGAGAGGAGCTTATAAGATCTACATCATGGCTACACATGGGCTGCTGTCTGCCGATGCCCCCCGTCTTATTGAGGAGTCCGCCATCGACGAGGTgagatacagatgtaggatcttcatttcagacagtctgctacagcaggaaaataatcctgcagcagcaggaaatgtgaattattatgtggattgtaaTTAA
- the LOC110486555 gene encoding phosphoribosyl pyrophosphate synthase-associated protein 1 isoform X2: protein MNVAKSGYRVFSANSTAACTELAKKITELGVELGKSVVYQESNRETRVDVKESVRGQTIFIIQTIPRDVNTAIMELLVMAYALKTSCAKNIIGVIPYFPYSKQCKMRKRGSIVCKLLASMLAKAGLTHIITMDLHQKEIQGFFSFPVDNLRASPFLLQYIQEEVPDYRNAIIVAKSPSAAKRAQSYAERLRLGLAVMHGEAQCSESDMADGRHSPPCVRNTSGHPGLELPSGSKQQAPFPGIELPIMMAKEKPPITVVGDVGGRIAIIVDDIIDDVEDFVAAAEILKERGAYKIYIMATHGLLSADAPRLIEESAIDEVVVTNTVPHEVQKLQCPKIKTVDVSMILAEAIRRIHNGESMAYLFRNITVDD from the exons ATGAATGTCGCAAAAAGTGGTTATCGGGTCTTCTCTGCCAATTCTACTGCAGCATGTACAGAACTAGCCAAGAAGATAACCGA ACTAGGAGTTGAATTGGGCAAGTCGGTGGTCTATCAAGAGTCTAATAGAG AGACCAGAGTAGACGTGAAGGAATCTGTTCGCGGCCAAACTATCTTCATCATCCAGACCATACCCAG AGATGTCAACACGGCCATCATGGAGCTGCTGGTCATGGCCTACGCCCTTAAGACCTCCTGTGCAAAGAACATAATTGGGGTCATTCCCTATTTCCCCTACAGCAAGCAGTGTAAGATGAGAAAAAGGGGTTCCATAGTGTGCAAGCTGCTGGCTTCCATGCTAGCCAAAGCAg gTTTAACTCACATCATCACCATGGACTTACATCAGAAGGAGATTCAGGGCTTCTTCAGTTTTCCAGTGGACAACCTGCGTGCCTCCCCCTTCCTGCTTCAGTACATCCAGGAGGAG GTCCCAGATTACAGAAACGCCATTATTGTTGCAAAGTCACCGTCTGCTGCTAAGAG AGCTCAGTCCTATGCAGAGCGACTGCGTTTGGGCCTGGCAGTGATGCATGGCGAGGCTCAGTGTTCAGAGTCTGACATGGCTGACGGACGACACTCTCCCCCCTGTGTCCGTAACACCTCAGGACACCCTGGGCTGGAGTTGCCTT CTGGCAGCAAACAACAAGCTCCGTTCCCAGGCATAGAGCTCCCAA TAATGATGGCCAAGGAGAAGCCCCCGATCACTGTTGTAGGAGATGTCGGTGGAAGAATCGCCATCATTGTT GATGACATCATCGACGACGTGGAGGACTTTGTGGCGGCAGCTGAGATTCTGAAGGAGAGAGGAGCTTATAAGATCTACATCATGGCTACACATGGGCTGCTGTCTGCCGATGCCCCCCGTCTTATTGAGGAGTCCGCCATCGACGAG GTGGTGGTGACTAACACCGTCCCTCATGAGGTACAGAAGCTCCAGTGTCCCAAGATCAAGACAGTGGACGTCAGTATGATCCTGGCCGAGGCCATCCGACGCATCCACAATGGGGAGTCCATGGCCTACCTATTCCGCAACATCACGGTGGACGACTAG
- the LOC110486555 gene encoding phosphoribosyl pyrophosphate synthase-associated protein 1 isoform X3 — protein sequence MNVAKSGYRVFSANSTAACTELAKKITERLGVELGKSVVYQESNRETRVDVKESVRGQTIFIIQTIPRDVNTAIMELLVMAYALKTSCAKNIIGVIPYFPYSKQCKMRKRGSIVCKLLASMLAKAGLTHIITMDLHQKEIQGFFSFPVDNLRASPFLLQYIQEEVPDYRNAIIVAKSPSAAKRAQSYAERLRLGLAVMHGEAQCSESDMADGRHSPPCVRNTSGHPGLELPLMMAKEKPPITVVGDVGGRIAIIVDDIIDDVEDFVAAAEILKERGAYKIYIMATHGLLSADAPRLIEESAIDEVVVTNTVPHEVQKLQCPKIKTVDVSMILAEAIRRIHNGESMAYLFRNITVDD from the exons ATGAATGTCGCAAAAAGTGGTTATCGGGTCTTCTCTGCCAATTCTACTGCAGCATGTACAGAACTAGCCAAGAAGATAACCGA AAGACTAGGAGTTGAATTGGGCAAGTCGGTGGTCTATCAAGAGTCTAATAGAG AGACCAGAGTAGACGTGAAGGAATCTGTTCGCGGCCAAACTATCTTCATCATCCAGACCATACCCAG AGATGTCAACACGGCCATCATGGAGCTGCTGGTCATGGCCTACGCCCTTAAGACCTCCTGTGCAAAGAACATAATTGGGGTCATTCCCTATTTCCCCTACAGCAAGCAGTGTAAGATGAGAAAAAGGGGTTCCATAGTGTGCAAGCTGCTGGCTTCCATGCTAGCCAAAGCAg gTTTAACTCACATCATCACCATGGACTTACATCAGAAGGAGATTCAGGGCTTCTTCAGTTTTCCAGTGGACAACCTGCGTGCCTCCCCCTTCCTGCTTCAGTACATCCAGGAGGAG GTCCCAGATTACAGAAACGCCATTATTGTTGCAAAGTCACCGTCTGCTGCTAAGAG AGCTCAGTCCTATGCAGAGCGACTGCGTTTGGGCCTGGCAGTGATGCATGGCGAGGCTCAGTGTTCAGAGTCTGACATGGCTGACGGACGACACTCTCCCCCCTGTGTCCGTAACACCTCAGGACACCCTGGGCTGGAGTTGCCTT TAATGATGGCCAAGGAGAAGCCCCCGATCACTGTTGTAGGAGATGTCGGTGGAAGAATCGCCATCATTGTT GATGACATCATCGACGACGTGGAGGACTTTGTGGCGGCAGCTGAGATTCTGAAGGAGAGAGGAGCTTATAAGATCTACATCATGGCTACACATGGGCTGCTGTCTGCCGATGCCCCCCGTCTTATTGAGGAGTCCGCCATCGACGAG GTGGTGGTGACTAACACCGTCCCTCATGAGGTACAGAAGCTCCAGTGTCCCAAGATCAAGACAGTGGACGTCAGTATGATCCTGGCCGAGGCCATCCGACGCATCCACAATGGGGAGTCCATGGCCTACCTATTCCGCAACATCACGGTGGACGACTAG